One genomic region from Roseinatronobacter sp. S2 encodes:
- a CDS encoding four-carbon acid sugar kinase family protein: protein MAGNLYDLGEVTGLKLLDGTLTPEYRAGFALPALGTGGTRATLGVSDRPLFGTIFKPNIGLSPIETADLVEALAEAGVDFIKDDVILANPPVAPLALRVPAVMDRLRRYQDRTGRRATMAFNISDESDAMRRHADLVGLQAFGIATASRSLPSATLKAEAARLGRELAVLAGQVPLGPVHLKVCSTFDSAVEIGKFVRAAQALAQALELNRIVVLGGQPSLGRHCVFGTLFAVASDGAVHRIDRHPVMAKHPVTPMAEADLTRHLRALGLGSIELHALPTLRTGQQLPANCGAVLCDALEETDISRLGTLFRDQTDLLLVGASSVAEALAGPPTPAPAVCRPCHGPILAFAGSRSGICDNKGPARRAGDCRRGHVIGYDAEACPACTGLRGGG from the coding sequence GTGGCGGGCAACCTTTATGATCTGGGAGAGGTGACCGGGCTGAAACTTCTGGATGGCACGCTGACGCCCGAATACCGCGCGGGGTTTGCCCTGCCCGCATTGGGGACAGGCGGCACCCGCGCGACGCTTGGGGTCAGTGACCGGCCACTTTTCGGCACGATCTTCAAACCCAATATCGGACTCAGCCCCATTGAAACCGCCGATCTGGTCGAGGCTCTGGCCGAGGCTGGTGTGGATTTCATCAAGGACGACGTAATTCTGGCTAATCCACCTGTGGCACCGCTGGCCCTGCGCGTGCCTGCGGTGATGGACCGACTGCGTCGCTATCAGGACCGGACCGGAAGGCGCGCGACGATGGCGTTCAACATTTCCGACGAAAGCGATGCGATGCGCCGCCACGCCGATCTTGTGGGATTGCAGGCATTTGGCATTGCAACGGCATCGCGCAGCCTGCCCTCTGCCACGCTGAAGGCCGAAGCTGCCCGCTTGGGGCGGGAACTGGCAGTCTTGGCGGGTCAGGTGCCGCTTGGACCAGTTCATCTGAAGGTCTGTTCAACCTTCGACAGCGCCGTTGAAATTGGCAAGTTTGTACGGGCTGCACAGGCGTTGGCGCAGGCGCTGGAGTTAAACCGTATCGTGGTGCTGGGTGGTCAACCCTCGCTTGGGCGGCATTGCGTATTTGGCACGCTTTTCGCAGTTGCGTCCGACGGAGCGGTGCACCGGATTGATCGTCATCCTGTGATGGCCAAGCACCCGGTCACACCCATGGCAGAAGCCGATCTGACGCGCCACCTGCGCGCGCTAGGCTTGGGATCGATAGAACTACACGCCTTGCCCACGTTGCGCACAGGACAGCAGTTGCCAGCCAATTGCGGGGCTGTCTTGTGTGATGCCCTGGAAGAGACGGACATTTCGCGGCTGGGCACGCTGTTTCGCGATCAGACAGACCTGTTGTTGGTCGGTGCCAGCAGTGTGGCAGAAGCTTTGGCAGGACCACCTACTCCCGCTCCGGCGGTGTGTCGTCCATGTCACGGGCCGATCCTTGCATTTGCAGGAAGTCGCTCTGGCATCTGTGATAACAAAGGTCCGGCCCGGCGCGCTGGTGATTGCAGGCGGGGACACGTCATCGGTTACGATGCGGAAGCTTGCCCCGCATGCACTGGATTACGCGGGGGCGGTTGA
- a CDS encoding alpha/beta hydrolase, with translation MNAPSDTMRAVLARLAHEDRELADPTTLDPQQGRTLAALANLRWNEDLPEMADARNVMHAGGLPARWVVPANDNGRDAILHVHGGGWAFCSPITHEGAARRLAVACGCPVLTFDYRKSPEHPWPAGLDDVIDAWHARDPARRWSIAGDSAGANLALCAMLRLIAEGAALPAQALLFYGVYGADFETASYVANAAGPGLTRAKMQRYWDWYAPQDLRSDPEIAPLLADDPAIAALPPLYLNAATLDPLLSDSENLVARLRALGRDDPFDKVDGVVHGFMQMGLVLPEAREAFARAGKVFRGRSA, from the coding sequence ATGAACGCCCCGTCCGACACCATGCGCGCTGTGCTGGCCCGTCTGGCACATGAAGACCGTGAACTGGCAGACCCGACGACACTGGATCCACAGCAGGGCCGGACGCTGGCCGCGCTTGCGAACCTGCGCTGGAACGAAGACCTGCCTGAAATGGCGGATGCACGCAATGTGATGCATGCTGGTGGTCTGCCTGCGCGTTGGGTCGTTCCCGCCAATGACAATGGACGCGATGCGATCTTGCATGTCCATGGCGGTGGCTGGGCCTTCTGCTCGCCCATCACGCATGAAGGCGCGGCGCGGCGTTTGGCGGTGGCCTGTGGCTGCCCGGTGCTGACCTTTGATTACCGCAAGTCGCCCGAACACCCCTGGCCCGCCGGGCTGGACGACGTGATTGACGCCTGGCATGCCCGTGACCCGGCGCGGCGCTGGTCCATTGCGGGCGACAGTGCAGGGGCGAATCTGGCGCTGTGTGCAATGCTGCGGCTGATTGCCGAAGGGGCCGCGCTGCCCGCGCAGGCGTTGCTGTTCTACGGTGTCTATGGTGCCGATTTTGAAACCGCATCCTATGTGGCCAATGCCGCCGGGCCGGGGCTGACACGGGCCAAGATGCAACGCTACTGGGACTGGTATGCACCGCAAGACCTGCGCAGCGACCCCGAAATTGCGCCGTTGCTGGCCGATGATCCAGCGATCGCCGCGCTGCCACCATTGTACCTGAATGCCGCCACCCTCGACCCGCTGCTGTCAGACAGCGAAAATCTGGTGGCGCGGTTGCGCGCCCTTGGGCGGGATGACCCGTTCGACAAGGTTGACGGGGTTGTTCACGGTTTCATGCAGATGGGCCTTGTCCTGCCAGAGGCGCGCGAGGCTTTCGCGCGGGCAGGCAAGGTTTTTCGTGGGAGGAGCGCCTGA
- a CDS encoding TRAP transporter substrate-binding protein: MFPSSQLGQLRELAEGVSTGVIALAHNTAGAMGALHPRFAAFDTPYLYRDVEHLMAAMASDSPVMQELNAGLIEAAGVRVLYAYYFGTRNLTANRAVTTPEDLSGVRIRAIPFPIYMAAVEGMGAVPVPVDWAEVPTALATGVVDGQENPLNVVVSHNLQDVQSHLMLTTHITAAQVIIINEDAWQALGEEQQAQVRAAAEQVHERASAALLEAEEGDLQTLRDAGMTAIGPEDGQDVETFRTSVNALAQTRFAEQFGTLYEQIDAIR, encoded by the coding sequence GTGTTTCCTTCGTCACAACTCGGGCAGCTACGGGAACTGGCCGAAGGGGTTTCCACCGGTGTCATCGCCCTTGCGCACAATACCGCAGGTGCGATGGGTGCCCTGCACCCACGCTTCGCCGCTTTTGACACACCCTATCTTTATCGCGATGTCGAACACCTGATGGCGGCCATGGCCAGCGACTCCCCGGTCATGCAGGAACTGAACGCGGGGCTGATCGAGGCCGCTGGGGTGCGTGTGCTTTATGCCTATTACTTTGGCACCCGCAATCTGACCGCCAATCGTGCTGTGACCACCCCCGAGGATCTGTCCGGTGTGCGTATCCGGGCCATTCCCTTCCCGATCTACATGGCTGCGGTCGAGGGGATGGGCGCTGTTCCCGTGCCGGTGGACTGGGCCGAAGTCCCGACCGCATTGGCGACCGGTGTGGTGGACGGACAGGAAAATCCCCTAAATGTGGTCGTTTCGCACAACCTTCAGGATGTGCAAAGTCACCTGATGTTGACCACCCATATCACCGCCGCTCAGGTCATTATTATTAACGAGGACGCGTGGCAGGCACTCGGAGAGGAGCAACAGGCGCAGGTGCGGGCAGCGGCCGAACAGGTGCACGAGCGCGCAAGCGCCGCACTTCTGGAGGCCGAGGAAGGCGATCTTCAAACCTTGCGTGATGCGGGCATGACCGCCATTGGCCCCGAAGACGGGCAGGATGTCGAAACGTTCCGCACTTCGGTGAATGCACTGGCCCAGACCCGCTTCGCCGAGCAGTTCGGCACGCTGTATGAACAGATCGACGCAATCCGATAA
- a CDS encoding ABC transporter ATP-binding protein — protein sequence MADISLRKIVKDYGGIRAIHGVDLSVNDGEFVAFVGPSGCGKSTMLRMIAGLEEISGGTLRIGGRVVNEVEPRGRDVAMVFQDYALYPHMTIRENIGFGLKMRGWKAADIAPQVENAARILQIGDYLDRKPGQLSGGQRQRVAMGRAIVREPSVFLFDEPLSNLDAKLRVEMRTQIKRLHAMLGTTTVYVTHDQTEAMTLADRVVVLRGGHIVQEGPPMELYSQPNCRFVGEFIGSPKMNVLSGTLDRSGDGPCLRVGDTAVQIGEISAPDGARIDIGVRPEHLIWAEAETAKISPVVEVFEPLGSDTMAICRFADHEISARLAPDIPLRRDQPIHLTYDAANLHYFDGESGKRLSPGPFSSSAANCLA from the coding sequence ATGGCCGACATCAGCCTTAGAAAGATTGTGAAGGATTATGGCGGGATCCGCGCAATCCATGGTGTCGATCTTTCGGTGAATGACGGGGAGTTTGTGGCCTTTGTCGGTCCTTCGGGATGCGGGAAGTCCACCATGCTGCGGATGATCGCGGGCCTGGAGGAGATTTCGGGCGGCACATTGCGGATCGGTGGGCGGGTGGTCAACGAAGTGGAACCCCGCGGGCGCGATGTGGCAATGGTGTTTCAGGATTATGCGCTGTATCCACACATGACAATCCGCGAAAATATCGGTTTCGGGCTGAAGATGCGCGGCTGGAAAGCTGCCGACATCGCGCCGCAGGTCGAAAACGCCGCGCGTATTTTGCAGATTGGTGATTACCTTGACCGCAAGCCGGGGCAGTTGTCGGGTGGTCAGCGGCAGCGTGTCGCCATGGGCAGGGCCATTGTGCGCGAACCCTCGGTATTTCTGTTCGATGAACCGCTAAGTAATCTTGACGCCAAGCTGCGGGTCGAAATGCGCACCCAGATCAAACGCCTTCATGCCATGTTGGGCACCACCACTGTCTATGTCACCCATGACCAGACCGAAGCGATGACGCTGGCAGACCGGGTCGTGGTCCTGCGCGGTGGCCATATCGTCCAGGAAGGCCCGCCGATGGAACTATACAGCCAGCCAAATTGCCGTTTCGTGGGTGAATTCATCGGATCGCCCAAGATGAACGTGTTGTCGGGCACACTCGACCGCTCTGGCGACGGGCCCTGTCTGCGAGTTGGCGACACCGCTGTGCAGATTGGCGAAATATCCGCACCGGATGGTGCCCGGATCGACATAGGTGTCCGCCCCGAGCACCTGATCTGGGCAGAGGCAGAAACCGCCAAGATCAGCCCGGTGGTCGAGGTATTTGAACCGCTGGGGTCCGACACGATGGCCATCTGTCGCTTCGCGGACCACGAAATCTCGGCCCGTCTGGCACCTGATATTCCGTTGCGGCGGGACCAACCTATCCACCTGACCTATGACGCCGCAAATTTGCATTACTTCGATGGCGAAAGTGGCAAGCGGTTGTCGCCTGGCCCATTCAGCAGTTCTGCCGCAAACTGTTTGGCGTGA
- a CDS encoding TRAP transporter small permease, with protein MRNIFAQGLPWADELARFFGIALVFIGAPHLARQGQHIAVDLFQALLPKLARRVALWLVKLTMLTFSGVMV; from the coding sequence ATGCGCAACATCTTTGCGCAGGGATTGCCATGGGCGGATGAACTGGCGCGGTTCTTCGGAATCGCACTGGTCTTCATAGGTGCGCCGCATTTGGCACGGCAAGGCCAGCACATCGCAGTTGACCTGTTTCAGGCACTGTTGCCCAAGCTTGCCCGACGGGTCGCGCTATGGCTTGTCAAACTGACGATGCTGACTTTCAGCGGGGTAATGGTTTGA
- a CDS encoding carbohydrate ABC transporter permease — protein MTQADAPDTPHRRPLSRIVLPYAMLSPAVLVTLAIVFFPMVQTVWMSLHDYVLFRPNDFNFVGLKNFRAALNDEVFWISLRHTIIWMAATIPAQLLLGLVTALLLNQQFPWRPVARALVIIPWALPSVVIALMWVWIYDSNYGIANELLLRVGLIQRAIPWLANPDTALAAIILTLTWQGFPFFAVMILAGLQSIPGSYYEAASIDGASAWRQFWHITLPGISGVIVTAVLLRTIWVANSFDVIFVMTGGGPGYATHTLPLYAFIKARTNLDFGYGSAIATLFTLMLMVIVLLYLRRTAKAVQ, from the coding sequence ATGACCCAGGCCGATGCCCCCGACACGCCGCACCGTCGCCCGCTTTCGCGGATCGTGTTGCCTTATGCGATGCTGTCACCTGCGGTGCTGGTTACACTAGCCATCGTGTTCTTTCCTATGGTCCAGACCGTATGGATGAGTCTGCATGATTATGTGCTGTTCCGCCCTAATGACTTCAACTTTGTCGGGCTGAAAAACTTCCGCGCGGCCCTGAATGATGAAGTGTTCTGGATTTCGCTGCGCCATACCATCATCTGGATGGCGGCCACCATTCCCGCGCAGCTTCTGCTTGGGCTGGTCACGGCGCTTTTGCTGAACCAGCAATTCCCGTGGCGTCCTGTCGCGCGGGCGCTGGTCATCATTCCATGGGCGTTGCCGTCGGTGGTGATCGCGCTGATGTGGGTGTGGATTTATGACAGCAATTACGGCATCGCAAACGAGCTTTTGTTGCGGGTCGGGCTGATCCAGCGGGCAATCCCGTGGCTCGCTAATCCCGACACAGCGCTTGCGGCCATCATTCTGACGCTGACATGGCAGGGCTTTCCGTTCTTTGCGGTGATGATCCTTGCCGGTTTGCAGTCCATTCCAGGCAGCTACTACGAGGCCGCAAGCATCGACGGGGCAAGTGCATGGCGGCAGTTCTGGCACATCACCTTGCCGGGGATTTCCGGCGTGATCGTCACTGCGGTGTTGTTGCGCACAATCTGGGTGGCCAACAGTTTTGACGTGATTTTTGTCATGACAGGCGGCGGGCCGGGTTATGCCACGCATACACTGCCGCTTTATGCCTTCATCAAGGCGCGCACCAATCTGGATTTCGGGTATGGATCGGCCATCGCCACCCTGTTTACACTAATGCTGATGGTGATTGTGTTGCTGTATCTGCGGCGCACAGCAAAGGCGGTGCAGTGA
- a CDS encoding transposase, protein MRAAICWKAWQGAAEESPPGAFAHGFRRNQDAVAAALREPCSNGQTEGQINRLNTLNPQMYGRANIDLFRARLIAT, encoded by the coding sequence ATGCGCGCAGCGATATGCTGGAAAGCATGGCAGGGCGCAGCGGAGGAAAGCCCACCCGGTGCCTTTGCCCATGGGTTTCGGCGCAATCAGGACGCGGTCGCCGCAGCCCTGCGGGAACCGTGCTCGAACGGGCAAACCGAGGGGCAGATCAACCGCCTCAATACGCTCAATCCCCAGATGTATGGACGCGCCAACATCGACTTGTTCAGAGCCCGGCTCATTGCAACCTGA
- a CDS encoding GntR family transcriptional regulator — protein sequence MAVESFNTPSVTELVPRQSSRRSHVLFVALQKEIVLGVLPPEQALTELDLAQRFQCSQGTVREALMQLNEEGLVKRLPNRGTHVAPCHADDARALLGLRRAVECDHLDRVVARADDRLRADLGDFLNAMRNAARDGDEYLLSVYDRAFHTRLFDAADLPLVAPILTRCLIHNHRFKILNSRPNRALEETAERHVPILAALDARDVAQLRNLLAHHIATIVDFGPDLTGDAPA from the coding sequence ATGGCCGTTGAAAGTTTCAACACACCTTCGGTAACGGAACTGGTTCCGCGGCAGTCAAGCCGACGCAGCCATGTCCTGTTTGTCGCGCTTCAGAAAGAGATCGTTCTGGGCGTGCTGCCGCCGGAACAGGCATTGACCGAACTTGATCTTGCCCAGCGGTTTCAGTGCAGTCAGGGCACAGTGCGCGAAGCGTTGATGCAGTTGAACGAAGAAGGGCTGGTAAAGCGGCTGCCCAACAGGGGCACACATGTTGCCCCTTGCCATGCGGATGACGCGCGCGCCCTTCTGGGCCTGCGTCGCGCGGTGGAATGCGACCATCTGGATCGGGTGGTCGCGCGGGCTGATGACCGTTTGCGTGCTGATTTGGGTGATTTTCTGAATGCGATGCGCAATGCCGCGCGCGATGGCGATGAATATCTGTTGTCGGTATATGACCGGGCCTTTCACACACGGCTGTTTGATGCTGCCGATCTGCCTTTGGTGGCGCCGATCCTGACCCGCTGCCTGATCCACAACCACCGGTTCAAAATCCTGAATTCGCGGCCCAACCGCGCGTTGGAGGAAACAGCAGAACGACATGTGCCGATCCTTGCGGCGCTGGATGCGCGTGACGTGGCGCAGTTGCGCAATCTGCTGGCCCATCATATTGCAACTATCGTGGATTTTGGTCCCGACCTGACCGGCGACGCCCCCGCATGA
- a CDS encoding carbohydrate kinase family protein: protein MRLAAASYRTGAILCAGRLYCDLVMSDLPVMPNPGREVYAGALTLAAGGGAYITAAYCAALGRVAGLAAYLPAEPFGAALHDELATAGLELSLCRPSPKGVDPQITVAMIMNDDRAFLTRRAGPALPTGLDEALGQAGYGHLHLGELATLAEYPALVRAAKAAGMTVSCDCSWDAAVLERADLPALLTGVDVFLPNASEAEALARHAPLAVHAPLVVVKDGARGAYALSGGKMVQRPARAAHVVDTVGAGDAFNAGFIDAWLARRPLPECLDAGHAVAAAALGRHGGARGLGALVPLRHTSRRAAE, encoded by the coding sequence ATGCGTTTGGCGGCGGCATCATACCGGACAGGCGCGATTCTGTGTGCCGGTCGATTGTATTGCGATCTGGTCATGTCAGATCTGCCAGTGATGCCTAATCCAGGGCGAGAGGTCTATGCCGGTGCGCTGACACTCGCGGCCGGCGGCGGGGCCTATATCACAGCGGCATATTGTGCGGCGCTTGGCCGGGTGGCAGGGCTTGCCGCGTATCTTCCTGCCGAACCTTTCGGGGCGGCACTGCACGATGAACTGGCCACGGCGGGGCTTGAACTCAGCCTGTGCAGGCCATCCCCAAAGGGCGTCGATCCGCAGATTACCGTCGCCATGATAATGAATGACGACCGCGCTTTTCTGACCCGCCGTGCCGGACCTGCCCTGCCAACAGGACTGGACGAAGCGCTGGGTCAGGCAGGCTATGGGCATCTGCATCTGGGCGAACTGGCAACGCTGGCCGAGTATCCGGCGCTTGTGCGCGCGGCAAAGGCGGCGGGGATGACGGTTTCGTGTGATTGCTCGTGGGATGCAGCGGTGCTGGAACGCGCCGATCTTCCGGCACTTCTGACAGGGGTTGATGTGTTCCTGCCCAATGCATCCGAGGCCGAAGCCTTGGCGCGCCACGCACCTCTTGCCGTTCACGCACCGCTTGTGGTGGTAAAGGACGGCGCGCGGGGCGCATATGCGCTGTCAGGCGGGAAAATGGTGCAGCGCCCGGCCCGCGCTGCGCATGTCGTCGATACTGTCGGCGCGGGCGACGCCTTTAACGCAGGCTTCATCGACGCATGGCTGGCGCGGCGCCCGCTGCCCGAATGCCTTGATGCAGGACATGCGGTGGCGGCGGCGGCCCTTGGACGCCACGGTGGCGCGCGGGGGCTTGGCGCGTTGGTGCCCTTGCGCCACACGTCCCGCCGCGCCGCCGAATAG
- a CDS encoding TRAP transporter large permease subunit, translating to MELSANPLVLLFVLNFVLLVVGMVLEAIVAILIIAPIVTPAMMAARVVPKQLSLVFVLNLMIGLLTPPIGMSLYMISIVSRESVPLVVRGVAPFYIPLFAALALVTVFPSLSTWLPNLAMR from the coding sequence TTGGAACTGTCGGCTAACCCGCTTGTTCTTCTGTTTGTCCTTAATTTCGTGTTGTTGGTCGTGGGCATGGTCCTGGAGGCGATTGTGGCCATCCTGATCATCGCCCCCATCGTGACCCCTGCCATGATGGCCGCACGGGTGGTGCCCAAACAACTGAGCTTGGTGTTTGTACTTAACCTGATGATCGGCCTGCTGACCCCACCAATCGGGATGAGTCTTTACATGATTTCCATCGTCAGCCGCGAAAGCGTGCCGCTGGTCGTCCGGGGGGTGGCACCCTTCTACATTCCACTTTTCGCAGCACTGGCGCTGGTGACGGTCTTTCCGTCACTGTCGACATGGCTGCCCAATCTCGCAATGAGGTAA
- a CDS encoding nucleotide-binding domain containing protein, with the protein MITKVRPGALVIAGGDTSSVTMRKLAPHALDYAGAVEPGIALCFASFVGTHTVLPVVLKGCQMGQIDLFDRLHNAVLPRVS; encoded by the coding sequence GTGATAACAAAGGTCCGGCCCGGCGCGCTGGTGATTGCAGGCGGGGACACGTCATCGGTTACGATGCGGAAGCTTGCCCCGCATGCACTGGATTACGCGGGGGCGGTTGAACCCGGCATCGCACTTTGTTTTGCAAGCTTTGTCGGAACGCACACGGTTCTGCCGGTTGTCCTGAAGGGGTGCCAAATGGGACAGATCGATCTTTTCGACCGACTGCATAACGCTGTTCTGCCACGCGTAAGTTGA
- a CDS encoding TRAP transporter large permease subunit yields the protein MPLSILAPRTVNGLNSSPLLAVPLFIFAASLLGASGVTTHLFALMRMIVGRIRGGMAHVNVLVSLIFSEMSGAALADIGALGAIQIRMMQAQGYARRFAAGVTIAAVTIGPIFPPSFPLVIFASAAEVPAIKVLLAGVVPALVVTAALMVQIGVIAWRKDLVRETVLATTNILLIVSTAALFAWVADYGSRACHRWRLAVGTVG from the coding sequence TTGCCTTTGTCGATACTGGCGCCGCGCACCGTCAACGGGCTGAATTCTTCGCCACTTCTGGCGGTGCCGCTGTTTATTTTCGCCGCCAGCCTGCTTGGTGCCAGCGGTGTGACCACCCATTTGTTCGCACTGATGCGCATGATAGTGGGCCGGATTCGCGGTGGTATGGCGCACGTCAATGTTCTGGTAAGTCTTATCTTTTCAGAAATGTCAGGCGCGGCGCTGGCCGATATCGGTGCCCTTGGTGCGATCCAGATCCGCATGATGCAGGCGCAGGGCTACGCGCGCCGGTTTGCAGCCGGTGTCACCATTGCTGCCGTCACGATCGGACCCATCTTTCCACCCTCGTTTCCGTTGGTCATCTTCGCCTCTGCCGCCGAGGTTCCGGCGATCAAGGTCTTGTTGGCAGGGGTGGTCCCCGCGCTGGTCGTGACTGCTGCACTGATGGTTCAGATCGGGGTAATCGCATGGCGGAAGGATCTTGTGCGTGAAACTGTGCTTGCCACTACAAACATTCTTCTGATCGTTTCGACTGCCGCACTTTTTGCATGGGTGGCTGACTATGGATCGCGTGCCTGCCACCGCTGGCGCCTGGCTGTTGGAACTGTCGGCTAA
- a CDS encoding sugar ABC transporter substrate-binding protein produces the protein MTFKKTLGFASVLALTAGLAHADSTVRFWYHFDNADNPMDELVAAFEEANPGIKIEAENIPWNSYYDQLYTAIIGGSAPDAAMVKMFAQPRLVEMGALEPIGERIDAWEGKDGLQDNLLELTRAADGQAYYLPVQYVVLYLYYRPDMFEELGLSVPQTCDEFRDVARALTRDTNGDGQINVYGFGFRGAGGGHDHWGSFTLGREGVSLTEGLTSEAGIAGTQFVADLFREDGVFPPSTPNDGFQEIIGTFKAGRTAMTIHHIGSANGMVEALGDNVSATVVPECGGGRWTAFGDESTAILSSAEDKDAAWKWISFLSSEGNNALFNEATGQLPVVKADTESWSLHPQRFVQATVDSLPFAELLPNVPETSDFVNTVWATAMQRVLIGDITAEQMNTQISDLFAN, from the coding sequence ATGACTTTCAAGAAAACACTGGGGTTCGCCTCGGTTCTGGCACTGACCGCCGGGCTGGCCCATGCCGACAGCACGGTGCGGTTCTGGTACCATTTTGACAACGCCGACAATCCGATGGATGAACTGGTCGCCGCGTTCGAAGAAGCCAATCCCGGGATCAAGATAGAAGCCGAGAATATTCCGTGGAACAGCTATTACGACCAGCTTTATACCGCGATCATCGGTGGCAGCGCGCCTGATGCGGCAATGGTCAAGATGTTTGCCCAGCCCCGTCTGGTGGAAATGGGCGCACTGGAACCCATTGGCGAGCGGATCGACGCATGGGAGGGCAAGGACGGGTTGCAGGACAACCTGCTGGAACTGACCCGCGCCGCAGATGGGCAGGCCTATTATCTGCCGGTTCAGTATGTGGTGTTATACCTGTATTACCGCCCCGACATGTTCGAGGAACTGGGCCTTTCTGTGCCGCAGACCTGTGACGAATTCCGCGATGTAGCGCGCGCGCTGACCCGTGACACCAATGGTGACGGCCAGATCAATGTCTACGGCTTCGGGTTCCGTGGTGCCGGTGGCGGGCATGACCACTGGGGCAGTTTCACCCTTGGCCGCGAAGGCGTAAGCCTGACCGAAGGCCTGACATCAGAAGCCGGGATTGCGGGAACGCAATTCGTGGCTGATCTGTTCCGCGAAGACGGGGTATTCCCGCCCTCGACCCCGAATGACGGGTTTCAGGAAATCATCGGCACGTTCAAGGCCGGACGCACAGCGATGACCATCCACCATATCGGTTCGGCCAACGGCATGGTCGAGGCATTGGGCGACAACGTATCGGCCACTGTCGTGCCGGAATGTGGCGGCGGTCGCTGGACGGCATTTGGCGATGAAAGCACTGCCATTCTGTCCAGTGCCGAAGACAAGGATGCAGCGTGGAAATGGATTTCCTTCCTGTCCTCCGAAGGCAACAATGCCCTGTTCAACGAAGCGACCGGGCAATTGCCGGTGGTCAAGGCTGACACCGAAAGCTGGTCACTGCATCCGCAGCGTTTTGTGCAGGCCACAGTCGATTCACTGCCCTTTGCAGAATTGCTGCCAAACGTGCCCGAAACATCTGATTTCGTGAACACGGTCTGGGCCACAGCGATGCAGCGGGTTCTGATCGGCGACATCACGGCCGAACAGATGAACACGCAAATATCCGATCTGTTCGCAAACTGA
- a CDS encoding substrate-binding domain-containing protein has product MAIDHPQVREAAARLRDQGKTVITTISDLPADSRDAFVGIDSFSAGRTAAQLLCRFNPHRPGSLALIAASWAYRAHLEREMGFLSLIDSRVPGTRVIAAAEGHDNRDENYLHTRRLLADHPDLAGIYNVGGASDGFGRALRDAGCAGEVSFIGHGLTPDTRAMLIDGTMDAVLTQAPERIIERALALAMGQPHEQAVMPVEIYLAENLPPV; this is encoded by the coding sequence ATGGCGATTGACCATCCGCAAGTGCGCGAGGCCGCCGCCCGCTTGCGTGATCAAGGCAAGACAGTCATCACCACCATTTCAGATTTGCCCGCCGACAGCCGCGATGCCTTTGTTGGTATTGACAGCTTCAGTGCGGGAAGAACTGCGGCGCAACTCTTGTGTCGGTTTAATCCTCACCGCCCCGGGTCGCTGGCGCTTATTGCCGCCAGTTGGGCATACCGCGCACATCTGGAACGCGAAATGGGCTTTCTAAGCCTGATCGATTCCCGCGTGCCCGGCACGCGTGTTATTGCCGCTGCCGAAGGCCATGACAACCGCGACGAGAATTACCTACATACCCGCCGCCTGCTTGCCGATCACCCTGACCTTGCTGGGATTTATAATGTCGGCGGCGCTTCTGATGGTTTTGGCCGCGCATTGCGTGATGCCGGATGTGCGGGGGAAGTCAGCTTCATTGGCCATGGATTGACACCTGACACCCGCGCCATGCTTATCGACGGCACGATGGATGCAGTTCTGACACAGGCGCCCGAACGCATCATAGAGCGCGCGCTGGCGCTGGCCATGGGGCAGCCGCACGAACAGGCCGTAATGCCAGTAGAAATCTACTTGGCCGAGAACCTGCCCCCCGTCTAG